One part of the Eleginops maclovinus isolate JMC-PN-2008 ecotype Puerto Natales chromosome 14, JC_Emac_rtc_rv5, whole genome shotgun sequence genome encodes these proteins:
- the ponzr4 gene encoding plac8 onzin related protein 4 has product MTEKMVVTQPRPYIMNGGSGQWTSGICDCLEDLPQCCLAFWCLPCFACKTSHEAEECVCLPLLDGFGLIPPIGTSLRVSIRQRYGIEGTICNDCVYACCCGPCSWCQIAREMKTRANPITFISMAT; this is encoded by the exons ATGACTGAAAAGATGGTTGTGACCCAGCCCAGACCCTACATCATGAACGGTGGATCCGGACAGTGGACCTCTGGCATCTGTGATTGCCTCGAAGACCTGCCTCAAT GTTGTCTCGCCTTTTGGTGTTTACCCTGCTTCGCATGTAAGACATCACATGAGGccgaggagtgtgtgtgtttacctctgCTGGATGGTTTTGGATTGATCCCTCCTATAGGCACCTCCCTCAGAGTGTCAATACGTCAACGATATGGCATAGAG GGTACCATTTGCAATGACTGCGTGTACGCCTGCTGCTGCGGGCCCTGCAGCTGGTGTCAAATTGCACGAGAGATGAAAACAAGGGCAAACCCTATCACCTTCATCAGTATGGCAACCTAA
- the ugt5g1 gene encoding UDP glucuronosyltransferase 5 family, polypeptide G1: protein MIAVILSGIFFLLLSPTCSGSKILVVPVDGSHWINMEVILRELHSKGHEITVLRSPKSWFIPSNSPIFTSINVTMLQDESDLDYYNKMLLNVMERRRLPTFLRTFYQQHLITSMLAEGHRILSRASAKMLDDPVFMKIIQDAKFDLMLTDPALTTGVILGSYLKLPMVFNVRWINNGEGHLTIAPSPVSYVPVSGSELDDQMDFLDRTKNMLHYIYSSVEQHFFINPYYSDLFQKHFPPGTDLLSLELAADMWLVRTDFVFEFPRPTMPNVVYIGGFQCKKPSPLPDELEAFMQSSGEHGVVVMSLGTLVSALPREATEAIAAAFAQLPQKVVWRFIGEKPSSLGNNTLLVEWLPQRDLLGHPKTRAFVAHGGTNGMYEAIYHGVPVLGLPLLFDQFDNLLRLKVRGAARVLEAYSLTKEDFLEAITDILETPSYRDNIQRLSRLHHDKPMSPMDTAIFWIEYVIRNKGAAHLQSVGFSLPWYTYSNLDVALLLMALIAAFVWASVSFCKILCCRRSKRKTKAE from the coding sequence ATGATTGCTGTAATCCTGTCAGGAATCTTCTTCCTGTTGCTCAGTCCCACTTGTAGTGGCAGCAAGATCCTAGTAGTGCCGGTTGATGGCAGCCACTGGATCAACATGGAGGTGATCCTCAGAGAACTACACTCCAAAGGCCACGAAATCACCGTCCTGCGGTCTCCTAAGAGCTGGTTCATCCCTAGTAACTCTCCGATTTTTACTTCTATTAATGTGACCATGCTGCAGGATGAATCGGATTTGGACTACTACAATAAAATGCTATTGAATGTTATGGAGCGTCGCAGGTTGCCAACTTTTTTACGCACCTTCTACCAACAGCACTTGATCACATCCATGTTGGCAGAAGGCCATAGGATCCTTTCCAGAGCATCTGCTAAAATGTTAGATGACCCTGTTTTCATGAAGATTATACAAGATGCCAAGTTTGACTTAATGTTAACGGATCCTGCTCTGACTACAGGGGTTATTCTAGGTAGTTACCTCAAACTGCCAATGGTTTTCAATGTGCGCTGGATTAATAATGGGGAGGGCCATTTAACCATAGCTCCCTCTCCTGTCTCTTATGTCCCCGTGTCAGGCAGTGAACTTGATGATCAGATGGACTTCCTGGACAGAACCAAGAACATGTTGCATTATATATATAGTTCAGTTGAACAGCACTTTTTCATCAACCCTTACTACTCAGATCTGTTCCAAAAGCATTTCCCTCCCGGGACAGATCTGCTGTCTTTAGAGCTTGCAGCCGATATGTGGCTTGTGAGGACGGATTTCGTCTTTGAGTTCCCTCGACCTACAATGCCCAACGTGGTCTACATAGGAGGGTTCCAGTGCAAAAAGCCCAGTCCCCTCCCTGATGAGCTCGAGGCCTTTATGCAGAGCTCTGGGGAGCATGGGGTGGTGGTCATGTCTCTGGGGACGCTGGTGTCAGCACTGCCTCGCGAGGCCACAGAGGCCATCGCTGCTGCTTTTGCACAACTACCTCAGAAGGTGGTGTGGAGGTTTATAGGTGAAAAGCCATCATCCTTGGGAAACAACACCCTGCTGGTGGAATGGCTGCCTCAGAGAGACCTCCTGGGTCACCCCAAAACTCGTGCTTTTGTAGCCCATGGCGGCACCAACGGCATGTATGAAGCCATTTACCACGGTGTTCCTGTTCTGGGCCTGCCCCTCCTCTTTGACCAGTTTGACAACCTACTCCGGCTGAAGGTACGCGGGGCGGCTCGGGTGTTGGAAGCCTATTCACTCACCAAAGAAGACTTCCTAGAGGCTATAACAGACATTCTAGAGACTCCCTCATACCGTGACAACATACAGCGTCTCTCACGGCTACACCATGATAAGCCAATGTCACCCATGGACACCGCCATTTTTTGGATTGAGTACGTGATCAGGAATAAAGGAGCAGCCCATCTGCAGTCAGTAGGTTTTAGTCTGCCTTGGTATACCTACTCCAACCTGGATGTTGCTCTTTTATTAATGGCTCTCATTGCAGCCTTTGTCTGGGCGTCAGTGTCTTTCTGTAAGATTCTCTGCTGTCGAAGGTCCAAGAGGAAGACAAAGGCAGAGTAA